A genomic segment from Mus musculus strain C57BL/6J chromosome 13, GRCm38.p6 C57BL/6J encodes:
- the Zfp874b gene encoding zinc finger protein 874b isoform X1 — protein sequence MESLFQEMLSFRDVAIDFSPEERDYLGPAQWDLYRDVMLENYSHLVFLGLAVAKPYLVTFLEQNQGSSGVKSHAAATIPGTTGNEFNNHNEAIDHSSLSMQCQRIHTGEEPYYFEDCGKALSSQATLSVLQRRYSGDKPYKCKECHKTLSSRSSLLIHQKYHTDEKTYKCEKCGKRFLRSSHLQHHQKIHTGEKPYKCEECDKAFLHHSYLRKHQAVHTGEKPYKCEECGNSFYYPAMLKQHQRIHSGEKLDKCEECGKVFSSAFFLNQHKGIDSIEKRYKCQECGKSFCYRSYLREHYRRHSGEYPYKCEECGKGFSRSSKLQEHQTIHTGVKPYKCEECEKCFSSFTSLKRHQIIHSEDTPHECVECGKRFSSSSRLQEHQKIHTEEKPYKCEECDKAFLYHSFLRRHRAVHTREKPYTCEECGKCYTSFTSLKRHQTIHSVDTPHEWV from the exons ATGGAG TCGTTATTTCAGGAAATGCTGTCCTTCCGGGATGTGGCCATTGATTTTTCTCCAGAAGAGAGGGACTACCTGGGTCCTGCTCAGTGGGATCTGTACAGAGACGTGATGCTGGAGAATTATAGCCACCTTGTGTTCCTGG GTCTTGCTGTTGCTAAGCCATACTTGGTAACATTTCTGGAGCAAAACCAAGGGTCTTCAGGTGTGAAAAGCCACGCAGCAGCCACCATCCCAG GAACAACAGGCAATGAATTTAACAATCACAATGAGGCCATTGATCACAGCTCTCTAAGTATGCAATgccagagaattcatacaggagaggaACCCTACTACTTTGAAGACTGTGGTAAGGCCCTTAGTTCTCAGGCAACACTTTCTGTACTCCAGAGACGTTATAGTGGAGACAAACCCTACAAGTGTAAAGAATGTCATAAAACACTTAGCAGTCGCTCATCACTTTTAATACACCAGAAATATCATACTGATGAGAAAACCTACAAGTGTGAAAAATGTGGCAAACGGTTTTTGCGTTCCTCACATCTTCAGCATCATCaaaaaattcatactggagagaaaccatacaaATGTGAAGAGTGTGACAAAGCCTTTCTTCATCACTCATATCTTAGGAAACACCAGGcagttcatactggagagaaaccctacaagtgtGAAGAGTGTGGAAATTCATTTTACTATCCTGCAATGCTGAAGCAACATCAAAGAATTCATTCTGGAGAGAAACTTGACAAGTGTGAAGAATGTGGGAAAGtattttcctctgctttctttcttaacCAGCATAAAGGAAttgattccatagagaaaagGTACAAGTGTCAagaatgtggcaaatctttttGCTATCGTTCATATCTTAGGGAACATTACAGAAGGCATTCTGGAGAGTATCCCTACAAGTGCGAAGAATGTGGCAAAGGGTTTTCCCGTTCCTCAAAGCTTCAGGAACATCAAACAATTCATACTGGAGTTAAACCTTACAAGTGTGAAGAGTGTGAGAAATGTTTTTCCTCTTTTACGTCCCTTAAAAGACATCAAATCATCCATTCTGAAGATACTCCCCATGAGTGTGTAGAATGCGGCAAAAGGTTTTCTAGTTCTTCCCGCCTTCAGGAACATCAGAAAATTCACACTGAAGAGAAACCATACAAATGTGAGGAATGTGACAAAGCCTTTCTTTATCACTCGTTTCTTAGGAGACACAGAGCAGTTCATACTAGAGAGAAACCCTACACGTGTGAAGAGTGTGGGAAATGTTATACCTCTTTCACATCCCTGAAAAGACATCAAACAATTCATTCTGTAGACACTCCCCATGAGTGGGTATAA
- the Zfp874b gene encoding zinc finger protein 874b isoform X2, with translation MLSFRDVAIDFSPEERDYLGPAQWDLYRDVMLENYSHLVFLGLAVAKPYLVTFLEQNQGSSGVKSHAAATIPGTTGNEFNNHNEAIDHSSLSMQCQRIHTGEEPYYFEDCGKALSSQATLSVLQRRYSGDKPYKCKECHKTLSSRSSLLIHQKYHTDEKTYKCEKCGKRFLRSSHLQHHQKIHTGEKPYKCEECDKAFLHHSYLRKHQAVHTGEKPYKCEECGNSFYYPAMLKQHQRIHSGEKLDKCEECGKVFSSAFFLNQHKGIDSIEKRYKCQECGKSFCYRSYLREHYRRHSGEYPYKCEECGKGFSRSSKLQEHQTIHTGVKPYKCEECEKCFSSFTSLKRHQIIHSEDTPHECVECGKRFSSSSRLQEHQKIHTEEKPYKCEECDKAFLYHSFLRRHRAVHTREKPYTCEECGKCYTSFTSLKRHQTIHSVDTPHEWV, from the exons ATGCTGTCCTTCCGGGATGTGGCCATTGATTTTTCTCCAGAAGAGAGGGACTACCTGGGTCCTGCTCAGTGGGATCTGTACAGAGACGTGATGCTGGAGAATTATAGCCACCTTGTGTTCCTGG GTCTTGCTGTTGCTAAGCCATACTTGGTAACATTTCTGGAGCAAAACCAAGGGTCTTCAGGTGTGAAAAGCCACGCAGCAGCCACCATCCCAG GAACAACAGGCAATGAATTTAACAATCACAATGAGGCCATTGATCACAGCTCTCTAAGTATGCAATgccagagaattcatacaggagaggaACCCTACTACTTTGAAGACTGTGGTAAGGCCCTTAGTTCTCAGGCAACACTTTCTGTACTCCAGAGACGTTATAGTGGAGACAAACCCTACAAGTGTAAAGAATGTCATAAAACACTTAGCAGTCGCTCATCACTTTTAATACACCAGAAATATCATACTGATGAGAAAACCTACAAGTGTGAAAAATGTGGCAAACGGTTTTTGCGTTCCTCACATCTTCAGCATCATCaaaaaattcatactggagagaaaccatacaaATGTGAAGAGTGTGACAAAGCCTTTCTTCATCACTCATATCTTAGGAAACACCAGGcagttcatactggagagaaaccctacaagtgtGAAGAGTGTGGAAATTCATTTTACTATCCTGCAATGCTGAAGCAACATCAAAGAATTCATTCTGGAGAGAAACTTGACAAGTGTGAAGAATGTGGGAAAGtattttcctctgctttctttcttaacCAGCATAAAGGAAttgattccatagagaaaagGTACAAGTGTCAagaatgtggcaaatctttttGCTATCGTTCATATCTTAGGGAACATTACAGAAGGCATTCTGGAGAGTATCCCTACAAGTGCGAAGAATGTGGCAAAGGGTTTTCCCGTTCCTCAAAGCTTCAGGAACATCAAACAATTCATACTGGAGTTAAACCTTACAAGTGTGAAGAGTGTGAGAAATGTTTTTCCTCTTTTACGTCCCTTAAAAGACATCAAATCATCCATTCTGAAGATACTCCCCATGAGTGTGTAGAATGCGGCAAAAGGTTTTCTAGTTCTTCCCGCCTTCAGGAACATCAGAAAATTCACACTGAAGAGAAACCATACAAATGTGAGGAATGTGACAAAGCCTTTCTTTATCACTCGTTTCTTAGGAGACACAGAGCAGTTCATACTAGAGAGAAACCCTACACGTGTGAAGAGTGTGGGAAATGTTATACCTCTTTCACATCCCTGAAAAGACATCAAACAATTCATTCTGTAGACACTCCCCATGAGTGGGTATAA
- the Zfp874b gene encoding zinc finger protein 874b yields the protein MEEMLSFRDVAIDFSPEERDYLGPAQWDLYRDVMLENYSHLVFLGLAVAKPYLVTFLEQNQGSSGVKSHAAATIPGTTGNEFNNHNEAIDHSSLSMQCQRIHTGEEPYYFEDCGKALSSQATLSVLQRRYSGDKPYKCKECHKTLSSRSSLLIHQKYHTDEKTYKCEKCGKRFLRSSHLQHHQKIHTGEKPYKCEECDKAFLHHSYLRKHQAVHTGEKPYKCEECGNSFYYPAMLKQHQRIHSGEKLDKCEECGKVFSSAFFLNQHKGIDSIEKRYKCQECGKSFCYRSYLREHYRRHSGEYPYKCEECGKGFSRSSKLQEHQTIHTGVKPYKCEECEKCFSSFTSLKRHQIIHSEDTPHECVECGKRFSSSSRLQEHQKIHTEEKPYKCEECDKAFLYHSFLRRHRAVHTREKPYTCEECGKCYTSFTSLKRHQTIHSVDTPHEWV from the exons ATGGAG GAAATGCTGTCCTTCCGGGATGTGGCCATTGATTTTTCTCCAGAAGAGAGGGACTACCTGGGTCCTGCTCAGTGGGATCTGTACAGAGACGTGATGCTGGAGAATTATAGCCACCTTGTGTTCCTGG GTCTTGCTGTTGCTAAGCCATACTTGGTAACATTTCTGGAGCAAAACCAAGGGTCTTCAGGTGTGAAAAGCCACGCAGCAGCCACCATCCCAG GAACAACAGGCAATGAATTTAACAATCACAATGAGGCCATTGATCACAGCTCTCTAAGTATGCAATgccagagaattcatacaggagaggaACCCTACTACTTTGAAGACTGTGGTAAGGCCCTTAGTTCTCAGGCAACACTTTCTGTACTCCAGAGACGTTATAGTGGAGACAAACCCTACAAGTGTAAAGAATGTCATAAAACACTTAGCAGTCGCTCATCACTTTTAATACACCAGAAATATCATACTGATGAGAAAACCTACAAGTGTGAAAAATGTGGCAAACGGTTTTTGCGTTCCTCACATCTTCAGCATCATCaaaaaattcatactggagagaaaccatacaaATGTGAAGAGTGTGACAAAGCCTTTCTTCATCACTCATATCTTAGGAAACACCAGGcagttcatactggagagaaaccctacaagtgtGAAGAGTGTGGAAATTCATTTTACTATCCTGCAATGCTGAAGCAACATCAAAGAATTCATTCTGGAGAGAAACTTGACAAGTGTGAAGAATGTGGGAAAGtattttcctctgctttctttcttaacCAGCATAAAGGAAttgattccatagagaaaagGTACAAGTGTCAagaatgtggcaaatctttttGCTATCGTTCATATCTTAGGGAACATTACAGAAGGCATTCTGGAGAGTATCCCTACAAGTGCGAAGAATGTGGCAAAGGGTTTTCCCGTTCCTCAAAGCTTCAGGAACATCAAACAATTCATACTGGAGTTAAACCTTACAAGTGTGAAGAGTGTGAGAAATGTTTTTCCTCTTTTACGTCCCTTAAAAGACATCAAATCATCCATTCTGAAGATACTCCCCATGAGTGTGTAGAATGCGGCAAAAGGTTTTCTAGTTCTTCCCGCCTTCAGGAACATCAGAAAATTCACACTGAAGAGAAACCATACAAATGTGAGGAATGTGACAAAGCCTTTCTTTATCACTCGTTTCTTAGGAGACACAGAGCAGTTCATACTAGAGAGAAACCCTACACGTGTGAAGAGTGTGGGAAATGTTATACCTCTTTCACATCCCTGAAAAGACATCAAACAATTCATTCTGTAGACACTCCCCATGAGTGGGTATAA
- the Zfp874b gene encoding zinc finger protein 874b isoform X4, whose amino-acid sequence MESLFQEMLSFRDVAIDFSPEERDYLGPAQWDLYRDVMLENYSHLVFLGLAVAKPYLVTFLEQNQGSSGVKSHAAATIPGTTGNEFNNHNEAIDHSSLSMQCQRIHTGEEPYYFEDCGNTRQFILERNPTSVKSVEIHFTILQC is encoded by the exons ATGGAG TCGTTATTTCAGGAAATGCTGTCCTTCCGGGATGTGGCCATTGATTTTTCTCCAGAAGAGAGGGACTACCTGGGTCCTGCTCAGTGGGATCTGTACAGAGACGTGATGCTGGAGAATTATAGCCACCTTGTGTTCCTGG GTCTTGCTGTTGCTAAGCCATACTTGGTAACATTTCTGGAGCAAAACCAAGGGTCTTCAGGTGTGAAAAGCCACGCAGCAGCCACCATCCCAG GAACAACAGGCAATGAATTTAACAATCACAATGAGGCCATTGATCACAGCTCTCTAAGTATGCAATgccagagaattcatacaggagaggaACCCTACTACTTTGAAGACTGTG GAAACACCAGGcagttcatactggagagaaaccctacaagtgtGAAGAGTGTGGAAATTCATTTTACTATCCTGCAATGCTGA
- the Zfp874b gene encoding zinc finger protein 874b isoform X3, translating to MQCQRIHTGEEPYYFEDCGKALSSQATLSVLQRRYSGDKPYKCKECHKTLSSRSSLLIHQKYHTDEKTYKCEKCGKRFLRSSHLQHHQKIHTGEKPYKCEECDKAFLHHSYLRKHQAVHTGEKPYKCEECGNSFYYPAMLKQHQRIHSGEKLDKCEECGKVFSSAFFLNQHKGIDSIEKRYKCQECGKSFCYRSYLREHYRRHSGEYPYKCEECGKGFSRSSKLQEHQTIHTGVKPYKCEECEKCFSSFTSLKRHQIIHSEDTPHECVECGKRFSSSSRLQEHQKIHTEEKPYKCEECDKAFLYHSFLRRHRAVHTREKPYTCEECGKCYTSFTSLKRHQTIHSVDTPHEWV from the coding sequence ATGCAATgccagagaattcatacaggagaggaACCCTACTACTTTGAAGACTGTGGTAAGGCCCTTAGTTCTCAGGCAACACTTTCTGTACTCCAGAGACGTTATAGTGGAGACAAACCCTACAAGTGTAAAGAATGTCATAAAACACTTAGCAGTCGCTCATCACTTTTAATACACCAGAAATATCATACTGATGAGAAAACCTACAAGTGTGAAAAATGTGGCAAACGGTTTTTGCGTTCCTCACATCTTCAGCATCATCaaaaaattcatactggagagaaaccatacaaATGTGAAGAGTGTGACAAAGCCTTTCTTCATCACTCATATCTTAGGAAACACCAGGcagttcatactggagagaaaccctacaagtgtGAAGAGTGTGGAAATTCATTTTACTATCCTGCAATGCTGAAGCAACATCAAAGAATTCATTCTGGAGAGAAACTTGACAAGTGTGAAGAATGTGGGAAAGtattttcctctgctttctttcttaacCAGCATAAAGGAAttgattccatagagaaaagGTACAAGTGTCAagaatgtggcaaatctttttGCTATCGTTCATATCTTAGGGAACATTACAGAAGGCATTCTGGAGAGTATCCCTACAAGTGCGAAGAATGTGGCAAAGGGTTTTCCCGTTCCTCAAAGCTTCAGGAACATCAAACAATTCATACTGGAGTTAAACCTTACAAGTGTGAAGAGTGTGAGAAATGTTTTTCCTCTTTTACGTCCCTTAAAAGACATCAAATCATCCATTCTGAAGATACTCCCCATGAGTGTGTAGAATGCGGCAAAAGGTTTTCTAGTTCTTCCCGCCTTCAGGAACATCAGAAAATTCACACTGAAGAGAAACCATACAAATGTGAGGAATGTGACAAAGCCTTTCTTTATCACTCGTTTCTTAGGAGACACAGAGCAGTTCATACTAGAGAGAAACCCTACACGTGTGAAGAGTGTGGGAAATGTTATACCTCTTTCACATCCCTGAAAAGACATCAAACAATTCATTCTGTAGACACTCCCCATGAGTGGGTATAA